The proteins below are encoded in one region of Sulfolobus sp. A20:
- a CDS encoding RecB-family nuclease, with the protein MKELYLGLHNITSTQRLIDFSRLAFSIPHIKYLIITKVGGTAAQSGIPEVSKIAFRQNKAVIVLPDLKDAIDLLQPDTTLLISQNAEKTLDFTEIYNYDKIFVVFPGIDNNGFSKIDQSLGNYVKMLDNASDLGPVSLASFFLCKYLNLVKS; encoded by the coding sequence ATGAAAGAACTATATTTAGGCCTTCATAATATAACTAGTACTCAGCGTTTAATAGATTTTTCTAGATTGGCATTTAGTATACCTCATATTAAATATTTAATAATAACCAAAGTAGGCGGAACAGCGGCTCAATCTGGAATTCCGGAAGTAAGTAAAATTGCTTTTAGACAAAACAAGGCAGTTATAGTTTTACCGGATTTAAAAGATGCTATAGATCTACTACAACCTGATACCACATTACTGATTTCTCAGAATGCTGAAAAAACTCTCGATTTTACTGAAATCTATAATTATGACAAAATATTTGTAGTTTTCCCAGGAATAGATAATAATGGATTTAGCAAAATAGACCAATCATTAGGAAATTATGTAAAAATGCTGGATAATGCATCTGATCTTGGCCCAGTAAGCCTAGCATCTTTTTTCCTTTGCAAATACCTAAACCTAGTTAAGTCATAA
- a CDS encoding Cdc6/Cdc18 family protein, whose translation MSDIIDEVISTLKVSNIFKNREYLTPDYIPEELPHREDQVRKIASILAPVYRGEKPNNIFIYGLTGTGKTAVTKFVLSNFHKKIPDRFKYIYINARQSDTPYRILADLLEAMGVRVPFTGLSIAELYRRLNRILSEENIPIIIVLDEIDAFVKKYNDDILYRLSRINSEIKKGKVSLIGITNDVKFMESLDPRVKSSLGEEELVFPPYNAEELEDILRRRAKLAFKEGSISDNVIKLCAALAARDHGDARRALDLLRVAGEIAERNRDHEVKEDYVYLAQSEIERDRVHDIILTLPFHSKLVLASVALKESEPLLTTGSVYETYLELSKELGVEAITQRRVSDILNELDMVGILNVKVVNRGRYGKTKEIKLAVDKSIVIKTLSESDNRFADLWRR comes from the coding sequence ATGAGTGATATAATCGATGAGGTCATTTCGACACTTAAAGTGTCTAACATCTTTAAGAATAGAGAGTACCTTACGCCAGATTACATTCCAGAGGAACTTCCACATAGGGAGGATCAAGTAAGAAAGATTGCTTCAATTTTAGCACCAGTGTATAGGGGTGAAAAACCAAATAATATTTTCATATATGGTTTGACTGGTACAGGTAAGACAGCTGTAACTAAATTTGTGTTGTCGAATTTTCATAAAAAAATTCCGGATAGATTTAAATATATATACATAAATGCCAGGCAGAGTGATACTCCATATAGAATCTTAGCTGATCTCTTAGAAGCTATGGGAGTTAGAGTCCCTTTTACCGGTCTCTCTATAGCCGAGTTATATAGAAGGTTAAATAGGATCTTAAGTGAGGAGAACATTCCTATTATTATTGTTCTTGATGAGATAGATGCTTTTGTGAAGAAGTATAATGATGATATATTATACAGATTAAGTCGTATAAATAGTGAAATTAAAAAGGGAAAGGTTTCCTTAATTGGTATTACCAACGACGTGAAGTTTATGGAATCGTTAGATCCAAGAGTTAAGAGTAGTCTAGGTGAAGAGGAATTAGTTTTTCCTCCATATAACGCAGAGGAATTAGAAGATATATTGCGAAGAAGGGCTAAACTAGCTTTTAAAGAAGGTTCAATTTCGGATAATGTAATAAAGTTATGTGCAGCATTGGCTGCAAGGGATCACGGAGATGCACGTAGAGCATTGGATCTTTTAAGAGTTGCTGGTGAAATAGCTGAAAGGAACAGAGATCATGAAGTCAAGGAGGATTATGTATACTTAGCTCAATCTGAAATAGAGAGAGACAGAGTTCATGATATAATTTTGACATTGCCATTTCACTCTAAATTAGTTTTGGCTTCAGTTGCACTTAAGGAATCTGAGCCTTTGTTAACTACTGGTTCAGTTTATGAGACTTATTTAGAATTGTCCAAAGAATTGGGTGTAGAAGCGATAACGCAAAGGAGAGTAAGCGATATCTTAAATGAGTTAGATATGGTAGGTATTCTTAACGTTAAGGTAGTTAATAGAGGTAGGTATGGGAAAACTAAGGAAATAAAATTAGCTGTAGATAAAAGTATAGTAATTAAGACATTAAGTGAGAGTGATAACAGATTTGCAGATCTCTGGCGTAGATGA
- a CDS encoding Lrp/AsnC ligand binding domain-containing protein, translating into MASAIVLINTDAGGEEEVFEKLKSMEEVVEAYVVYGVYDIVIKVETDNMDKLKNFISNSVRKIPKVRSTLTMIIMEGKSVVKK; encoded by the coding sequence TTGGCTAGTGCGATAGTCCTCATAAATACGGATGCAGGAGGAGAAGAGGAAGTTTTCGAAAAACTAAAAAGTATGGAAGAAGTAGTGGAGGCTTATGTAGTTTATGGTGTGTATGATATAGTTATAAAAGTAGAAACTGATAACATGGATAAATTAAAGAATTTTATAAGCAATTCTGTTAGGAAAATTCCGAAAGTTAGATCAACCTTAACAATGATCATAATGGAGGGAAAGAGTGTAGTAAAGAAATGA
- a CDS encoding transcription elongation factor yields MGGRRRRKTKIVRVKPKVPNTFECPRCGKVSINVKIKDGNAIITCGSCGLQTEFEVPPIFDAANAYGKFIDLYLEGKLEIKESDKENTEEENEIEGESEEIHFGKN; encoded by the coding sequence ATGGGAGGAAGAAGACGTAGAAAAACTAAAATAGTAAGAGTAAAACCTAAAGTTCCCAATACCTTTGAATGTCCTAGATGTGGAAAAGTTTCAATAAATGTAAAAATAAAAGACGGTAATGCTATAATAACTTGTGGTAGTTGCGGATTACAAACTGAATTTGAAGTTCCGCCCATCTTCGATGCAGCTAATGCTTACGGCAAGTTCATAGATTTATATCTAGAAGGAAAGCTAGAAATAAAAGAGAGCGATAAAGAAAATACCGAAGAAGAAAATGAAATTGAAGGGGAAAGTGAAGAAATACATTTTGGAAAAAATTAA
- a CDS encoding preprotein translocase subunit Sec61beta → MPSSKKKKETVPLMSMAGLIRYYEEENEKIKVDPKVVIIASIAITVAVIVLSKIF, encoded by the coding sequence ATGCCGAGTAGCAAGAAGAAAAAAGAAACGGTCCCATTAATGTCGATGGCAGGATTAATAAGATATTATGAAGAAGAGAATGAAAAAATAAAGGTAGACCCCAAGGTAGTTATTATTGCAAGTATAGCAATCACGGTCGCTGTAATAGTGCTTTCGAAAATATTTTAA
- a CDS encoding tRNA(Ile)(2)-agmatinylcytidine synthase has translation MKFLVGIDDHDSYKLGCTTHFSTILISHLFYDHNIKILELPYLVRLNPNIPWKTRGNAAIRLEVEFNGNKKELLELISYYSEKYTKHISLANQYGRRPGIAIIEYDNYEKHKGLIHNFYVKAVTDVVPLEYAIIFSKKIKAEIQGNRGIIGSIASIGVYGNYTYELITYRKKDNWFTKRKIDKESIRKVDEAFFPKVFANYDYVKRKPLIISHGYDPILYGIRGIMIEPLFEATNMIGVDEDIDFMMLFKTNQGTDFHFIRTGDHYYQGVRKLIKIDNISVLEGGDVVITGSNGDVLIAFKETGELNEATKQLTKGDVIIAYGSIKPSVKFGKVIELEKIEIIQLIDIIYENPKCPKCNHSMESLGKNKGYRCRKCKYELNDISKVIKRIDRNISLGIYQSRYYRHLTRPIFLEIKNDSEKVEKIYLPLLLNNLKNARILD, from the coding sequence ATGAAGTTTTTAGTAGGAATAGATGATCACGACTCGTATAAATTAGGTTGTACAACACATTTTTCCACTATTTTAATTTCGCATTTATTTTATGATCATAACATAAAAATTCTTGAACTACCATATTTAGTGAGACTAAATCCTAACATACCTTGGAAGACTAGAGGAAATGCAGCCATAAGGTTAGAAGTTGAGTTCAACGGGAATAAAAAGGAACTGTTAGAACTTATTTCATATTATTCAGAGAAATATACTAAGCACATATCCTTAGCTAATCAATATGGAAGGAGACCTGGAATAGCCATAATCGAATATGATAACTATGAAAAACATAAGGGATTAATACATAATTTTTACGTTAAGGCTGTAACGGATGTAGTTCCATTAGAATATGCAATAATTTTTTCAAAAAAAATTAAAGCTGAAATACAAGGAAATAGAGGAATAATAGGTAGTATAGCTTCTATCGGCGTATATGGAAATTATACTTATGAACTAATAACCTACAGGAAGAAGGATAATTGGTTCACTAAAAGAAAAATTGATAAGGAAAGTATAAGGAAAGTAGATGAAGCCTTTTTCCCCAAGGTATTTGCTAACTATGACTATGTCAAGAGAAAACCCCTCATAATTTCACACGGATATGATCCAATCCTTTACGGCATAAGAGGAATAATGATAGAACCTCTATTTGAGGCGACTAACATGATTGGGGTTGATGAAGACATTGACTTTATGATGCTATTCAAAACTAACCAAGGCACTGATTTCCACTTTATAAGAACAGGAGATCATTACTATCAGGGGGTAAGAAAGCTAATCAAAATAGATAACATATCAGTTCTAGAAGGCGGAGATGTAGTGATTACGGGTAGTAATGGAGATGTGCTCATTGCATTTAAAGAAACCGGGGAGTTAAATGAAGCAACAAAACAATTGACCAAGGGAGATGTTATAATTGCTTATGGATCTATTAAGCCATCTGTAAAATTTGGAAAAGTAATAGAGTTAGAAAAAATTGAGATAATTCAATTAATTGATATAATATACGAAAATCCTAAATGTCCTAAATGTAACCACTCAATGGAATCTTTAGGTAAAAATAAGGGATATAGATGCAGGAAATGTAAATATGAACTCAATGATATTTCAAAGGTCATAAAAAGAATAGATAGAAACATAAGTTTAGGTATTTATCAGTCACGATATTATAGGCATTTAACTAGACCGATTTTCCTAGAGATCAAAAACGACAGTGAAAAAGTTGAAAAAATCTATCTTCCGCTTCTTCTAAATAATTTAAAGAATGCTAGGATACTCGACTAA
- a CDS encoding geranylgeranylglyceryl/heptaprenylglyceryl phosphate synthase: MKLKGKVKKYILEKINDKKKLHFSLLDPYKIGSKSELEKIAKSLYDAGTDAFLVGGTLGVSKDKLDFVLSILEDYEIPKIIFPSNINLISEKADAILFLSLLNSDDIYYVIGAHIVAAPIIKMLQIEPIPTGYIIVGHGGTAAHVGRARIIPYDNYELALAYTLAAEYLGMNLVYLEAGSGAPSPVNPEMISFIKRFSEIPIIVGGGIKNAETAQKMAREGADIIVTGNIIESNLDKAIEIIKGLKNI, encoded by the coding sequence ATGAAATTGAAGGGGAAAGTGAAGAAATACATTTTGGAAAAAATTAACGATAAGAAAAAGCTACATTTTTCACTATTAGATCCCTATAAGATCGGATCTAAAAGTGAATTAGAGAAAATCGCAAAAAGTCTATATGACGCTGGGACTGATGCGTTTCTTGTAGGAGGAACTCTGGGAGTTTCTAAGGACAAATTAGATTTTGTACTATCAATCTTAGAGGACTACGAAATACCAAAAATTATATTTCCAAGTAATATAAATTTGATTTCAGAAAAGGCTGATGCAATTTTATTTCTCTCTCTTTTAAACTCAGACGATATATACTACGTTATAGGAGCACATATAGTAGCTGCACCTATCATAAAAATGCTCCAAATAGAGCCAATACCTACTGGATATATAATTGTTGGACATGGTGGAACCGCAGCCCATGTAGGAAGAGCAAGAATTATACCATATGATAATTACGAGTTAGCCCTAGCTTATACATTGGCTGCTGAATATCTCGGAATGAACCTAGTTTATCTTGAAGCTGGTTCGGGAGCTCCATCTCCAGTTAATCCGGAAATGATATCCTTCATAAAGAGATTTTCCGAGATTCCAATTATAGTTGGAGGTGGAATAAAAAATGCTGAGACAGCACAGAAAATGGCAAGAGAGGGTGCAGATATAATAGTTACTGGGAATATAATTGAGAGCAATCTTGATAAAGCAATAGAAATAATAAAGGGTTTAAAGAATATCTAA
- a CDS encoding DUF367 family protein — protein sequence MIEFEQDDPKKCTAKKMIKKGIAKPTRSPIGIILNPVSDVVLSIEDKKIIEEKGITVIDSSWNKSNKSFFMKFNTKLSRRLPFLLAGNPINYAKPFKLSSLEAIAASLFIIGEFDLGLKLLSLYKWGKTFYDLNKHLLDIYSKKSKSEIIEIEKIVIDNIMRGP from the coding sequence GTGATTGAATTTGAACAAGATGATCCTAAGAAATGTACTGCTAAGAAGATGATAAAGAAAGGAATAGCTAAACCAACTAGAAGTCCTATCGGTATAATATTAAATCCAGTTTCAGACGTTGTGTTATCAATTGAGGACAAAAAAATTATTGAAGAGAAAGGAATAACAGTGATAGATAGTTCTTGGAACAAGTCGAATAAATCGTTTTTTATGAAATTTAATACTAAGTTGAGTAGAAGACTACCATTTTTACTAGCTGGAAATCCGATAAATTATGCCAAGCCTTTTAAGCTTTCTTCATTAGAGGCAATTGCGGCTAGTTTATTTATTATAGGCGAGTTTGACTTAGGCTTGAAACTACTATCCCTATATAAATGGGGTAAAACGTTTTATGATTTAAACAAACATTTATTAGATATATATTCTAAAAAGAGTAAAAGCGAAATAATAGAAATTGAGAAAATTGTAATTGATAATATTATGAGAGGCCCCTAG